Proteins encoded within one genomic window of Cucumis sativus cultivar 9930 chromosome 3, Cucumber_9930_V3, whole genome shotgun sequence:
- the LOC101211635 gene encoding RPM1-interacting protein 4 isoform X1 has translation MARSSQVPKFGKWDDGDDVPYTTYFDNATKAKFERMNPNDSLPHREEISNTVRSNYEQHKIKEGGVVRRQPESPLHHDAPELSGRDYNGIKSAKSRGQQVSRPKHTQEDLGLEDSNMKKQLDSPLDHRSMGQVSLNSPLHQRQGNHSSTSNSSKGTMRNGTVSECSIENSPLHSRQHPRTEAKTVVPSSPLRERRGSSSPRGSSHEGLAPLTPGRSRQQSVPRGNETPDRGATVPKFGDWDESDPSSSENYTNIFTRVRVERQTEDGSLPAGTNVSSIRSRSSAENSKRCCCFPWGK, from the exons ATGGCT CGGAGTTCACAAGTACCAAAATTTGGTAAGTGGGATGATGGGGATGATGTCCCGTATACGACCTATTTTGACAATGCGACAAAGGCTAAATTCGAGAGGATGAATCCAAATGATTCTCTTCCTCACCGTGAGGAGATTTCAAACACAGTGAGGTCAAACTATGAGCAACACAAAATCAAAGAGGGTGGTGTTGTGAGGAGGCAACCTGAATCTCCATTACACCATGATGCTCCGGAATTGTCTGGTCGGGATTATAATGGTATAAAGTCCGCAAAGAGTCGGGGTCAACAAGTATCAAGGCCAAAGCACACACAAGAAGATTTGGGCTTGGAAGATAGCAATATGAAGAAACAACTTGATTCCCCTTTGGACCATCGATCAATGGGTCAAGTTAGCTTGAACTCGCCTCTTCATCAACGTCAAGGTAACCACAGCTCGACCAGTAATTCATCGAAAGGGACTATGAGAAATGGCACAGTTTCTGAATGCAGCATAGAAAATTCACCTCTTCATTCGCGACAGCATCCAAGGACTGAAGCAAAAACTGTTGTACCATCTTCACCGTTACGGGAAAGAAGAGGCTCAAGTTCGCCTAGAGGAAGTAGTCATGAAGGTTTAGCTCCCTTAACTCCTGGAAGATCACGTCAACAATCTGTTCCTCGGGGCAATGAAACC CCTGATCGTGGTGCCACAGTCCCAAAATTTGGTGACTGGGACGAAAGCGATCCATCGTCATCTGAGAACTACACTAATATTTTCACCAGAGTGCGCGTGGAGAGACAAACGGAAGACGGAAGTTTGCCAGCTGGGACCAATGTTTCTAGTATTCGTAGTCGTTCTAGTGCCGAAAACTCAAAG AGATGTTGCTGTTTTCCATGGGGAAAATGA
- the LOC101211635 gene encoding bcl-2-associated transcription factor 1 isoform X2, with product MNPNDSLPHREEISNTVRSNYEQHKIKEGGVVRRQPESPLHHDAPELSGRDYNGIKSAKSRGQQVSRPKHTQEDLGLEDSNMKKQLDSPLDHRSMGQVSLNSPLHQRQGNHSSTSNSSKGTMRNGTVSECSIENSPLHSRQHPRTEAKTVVPSSPLRERRGSSSPRGSSHEGLAPLTPGRSRQQSVPRGNETPDRGATVPKFGDWDESDPSSSENYTNIFTRVRVERQTEDGSLPAGTNVSSIRSRSSAENSKRCCCFPWGK from the exons ATGAATCCAAATGATTCTCTTCCTCACCGTGAGGAGATTTCAAACACAGTGAGGTCAAACTATGAGCAACACAAAATCAAAGAGGGTGGTGTTGTGAGGAGGCAACCTGAATCTCCATTACACCATGATGCTCCGGAATTGTCTGGTCGGGATTATAATGGTATAAAGTCCGCAAAGAGTCGGGGTCAACAAGTATCAAGGCCAAAGCACACACAAGAAGATTTGGGCTTGGAAGATAGCAATATGAAGAAACAACTTGATTCCCCTTTGGACCATCGATCAATGGGTCAAGTTAGCTTGAACTCGCCTCTTCATCAACGTCAAGGTAACCACAGCTCGACCAGTAATTCATCGAAAGGGACTATGAGAAATGGCACAGTTTCTGAATGCAGCATAGAAAATTCACCTCTTCATTCGCGACAGCATCCAAGGACTGAAGCAAAAACTGTTGTACCATCTTCACCGTTACGGGAAAGAAGAGGCTCAAGTTCGCCTAGAGGAAGTAGTCATGAAGGTTTAGCTCCCTTAACTCCTGGAAGATCACGTCAACAATCTGTTCCTCGGGGCAATGAAACC CCTGATCGTGGTGCCACAGTCCCAAAATTTGGTGACTGGGACGAAAGCGATCCATCGTCATCTGAGAACTACACTAATATTTTCACCAGAGTGCGCGTGGAGAGACAAACGGAAGACGGAAGTTTGCCAGCTGGGACCAATGTTTCTAGTATTCGTAGTCGTTCTAGTGCCGAAAACTCAAAG AGATGTTGCTGTTTTCCATGGGGAAAATGA
- the LOC101203780 gene encoding beta-galactosidase 9 isoform X2, giving the protein MEFWEEMQRFVKKIVDLLRDEKLFCWQGGPVIMLQVENEYGNIESSYGKRGQEYIKWVGNMALGLGAEVPWVMCQQKDAPSTIINSCNGYYCDGFKANSPSKPIFWTENWNGWFTSWGERSPHRPVEDLAFSVARFFQREGSFQNYYMYFGGTNFGRTAGGPFYITSYDYDSPIDEYGLIREPKWGHLKDLHTALKLCEPALVSADSPQYIKLGPKQEAHVYHMKSQTDDLTLSKLGTLRNCSAFLANIDERKAVAVKFNGQTYNLPPWSVSILPDCQNVVFNTAKVAAQTSIKILELYAPLSANVSLKLHATDQNELSIIANSWMTVKEPIGIWSDQNFTVKGILEHLNVTKDRSDYLWYMTRIHVSNDDIRFWKERNITPTITIDSVRDVFRVFVNGKLTGSAIGQWVKFVQPVQFLEGYNDLLLLSQAMGLQNSGAFIEKDGAGIRGRIKLTGFKNGDIDLSKSLWTYQVGLKGEFLNFYSLEENEKADWTELSVDAIPSTFTWYKAYFSSPDGTDPVAINLGSMGKGQAWVNGHHIGRYWSVVSPKDGCPRKCDYRGAYNSGKCATNCGRPTQSWYHIPRSWLKESSNLLVLFEETGGNPLEIVVKLYSTGVICGQVSESHYPSLRKLSNDYISDGETLSNRANPEMFLHCDDGHVISSVEFASYGTPQGSCNKFSRGPCHATNSLSVVSQACLGKNSCTVEISNSAFGGDPCHSIVKTLAVEARCSSTSSIHSSV; this is encoded by the exons ATGGAATTTTGG GAGGAGATGCAGCGATTTGTCAAAAAGATAGTAGATCTTTTGCGTgatgaaaaactattttgttggCAAGGTGGTCCTGTCATCATGTTGCAG GTTGAAAATGAATATGGAAATATTGAAAGTTCGTATGGAAAGAGGGGACAAGAGTATATTAAATGGGTTGGCAACATGGCTCTAGGTCTTGGTGCTGAGGTTCCATGGGTTATGTGCCAGCAGAAGGATGCTCCATCAACCATT ATAAATTCATGCAATGGTTACTATTGTGACGGATTTAAGGCAAATTCTCCAAGCAAACCCATATTTTGGACAGAAAATTGGAATGGATG gTTTACATCATGGGGTGAGAGGTCACCCCATAGACCAGTTGAAGATCTTGCATTCTCTGTTGCCCGCTTCTTCCAACGTGAAGGGAGCTTTCAGAATTATTATATG TACTTTGGTGGAACAAATTTTGGCCGTACTGCTGGAGGCCCATTTTATATTACTAGCTATGATTACGACTCTCCAATTGATGAGTATG GTTTGATAAGGGAACCCAAATGGGGGCACTTGAAGGATCTGCATACTGCATTAAAGCTCTGTGAACCTGCTTTGGTGTCTGCTGACTCACCCCAGTATATTAAGTTGGGACCCAAGCAGGAG GCACATGTATACCATATGAAATCTCAAACTGATGACCTAACACTTTCAAAGCTTGGAACTCTAAGAAACTGTTCTGCCTTTCTTGCAAACATTGATGAACGTAAAGCAGTTGCTGTAAAATTTAATGGACAAACTTATAACTTACCACCATGGTCTGTTAGTATTTTACCAGACTGCCAGAACGTAGTGTTCAACACTGCAAAG GTTGCAGCACAGACTTCCATCAAGATATTGGAGTTGTATGCGCCCCTTTCTGCTAATGTTTCTTTGAAATTACATGCTACGGATCAGAATGAACTTTCGATAATTGCTAATTCTTGGATGACGGTAAAAGAACCCATCGGAATTTGGAGTGATCAAAATTTTACTGTCAAGGGTATACTGGAGCATTTAAATGTTACAAAGGATCGCTCTGATTACCTTTGGTATATGACCAG GATACATGTTTCCAATGATGATATCagattttggaaagaaagaaacataacCCCTACAATTACGATCGATAGCGTTCGCGATGTGTTCCGTGTGTTTGTTAATGGGAAACTTACAG GCAGTGCAATTGGTCAATGGGTGAAGTTTGTCCAGCCTGTCCAATTTCTTGAAGGATATAATGATTTGCTGTTGCTATCTCAAGCAATGGGTTTACAG AATTCTGGTGCCTTCATTGAGAAAGACGGGGCAGGTATTAGAGGTCGTATAAAGCTCACTGGATTCAAAAATGGAGATATCGATCTCTCCAAGTCCTTATGGACTTATCAG GTTGGGCTCAAGGGTGAATTCTTGAATTTCTATTctttagaagaaaatgagaaggCCGATTGGACCGAATTGTCAGTTGATGCTATTCCGTCAACATTCACCTGGTACAAG GCGTACTTCAGTTCACCTGATGGAACCGATCCGGTCGCTATTAATCTAGGAAGCATGGGGAAGGGGCAGGCTTGGGTTAATGGCCATCATATAGGTAGATACTGGAGTGTGGTTTCCCCAAAAGATGGCTGTCCCAGAAAATGTGACTATCGTGGTGCTTATAATTCGGGAAAGTGTGCAACAAATTGCGGGAGGCCAACACAAAGCTG GTATCATATTCCACGCTCGTGGTTAAAGGAATCAAGCAATTTACTAGTTCTCTTCGAGGAAACGGGAGGAAATCCGCTTGAGATTGTAGTTAAGTTGTATTCAACTGGAGTCATCTGTGGTCAAGTCTCAGAGTCTCACTATCCATCTCTTAGGAAATTGTCTAATGACTATATATCTGATGGAGAAACTCTCTCAAACCGTGCAAACCCGGAAATGTTCTTGCATTGTGACGATGGACATGTAATCTCCTCGGTCGAATTTGCTAGCTATGGAACTCCTCAAGGAAGTTGCAACAAGTTCTCTAGAGGTCCCTGTCATGCAACCAATTCTTTGTCCGTTGTTTCACAG GCTTGCTTAGGGAAAAATAGTTGCACagttgaaatttcaaattctgcaTTTGGGGGCGATCCATGCCATAGCATTGTGAAGACCCTCGCTGTCGAGGCTCGATGTAGCTCAACGTCAAGTATCCATTCCTCTGTTTGA
- the LOC101203780 gene encoding beta-galactosidase 9 isoform X1 — protein sequence MAVRGVLIVQLMSLTLTIHLLVVSGEFFKPFNVSYDHRALIIDGKRRMLISAGVHYPRASPEMWPDIIEKSKEGGADVIQSYVFWNGHEPTKGQYNFDGRYDLVKFIRLVGSSGLYLHLRIGPYVCAEWNFGGFPLWLRDVPGIEFRTDNAPFKEEMQRFVKKIVDLLRDEKLFCWQGGPVIMLQVENEYGNIESSYGKRGQEYIKWVGNMALGLGAEVPWVMCQQKDAPSTIINSCNGYYCDGFKANSPSKPIFWTENWNGWFTSWGERSPHRPVEDLAFSVARFFQREGSFQNYYMYFGGTNFGRTAGGPFYITSYDYDSPIDEYGLIREPKWGHLKDLHTALKLCEPALVSADSPQYIKLGPKQEAHVYHMKSQTDDLTLSKLGTLRNCSAFLANIDERKAVAVKFNGQTYNLPPWSVSILPDCQNVVFNTAKVAAQTSIKILELYAPLSANVSLKLHATDQNELSIIANSWMTVKEPIGIWSDQNFTVKGILEHLNVTKDRSDYLWYMTRIHVSNDDIRFWKERNITPTITIDSVRDVFRVFVNGKLTGSAIGQWVKFVQPVQFLEGYNDLLLLSQAMGLQNSGAFIEKDGAGIRGRIKLTGFKNGDIDLSKSLWTYQVGLKGEFLNFYSLEENEKADWTELSVDAIPSTFTWYKAYFSSPDGTDPVAINLGSMGKGQAWVNGHHIGRYWSVVSPKDGCPRKCDYRGAYNSGKCATNCGRPTQSWYHIPRSWLKESSNLLVLFEETGGNPLEIVVKLYSTGVICGQVSESHYPSLRKLSNDYISDGETLSNRANPEMFLHCDDGHVISSVEFASYGTPQGSCNKFSRGPCHATNSLSVVSQACLGKNSCTVEISNSAFGGDPCHSIVKTLAVEARCSSTSSIHSSV from the exons ATGGCGGTGCGAGGTGTTTTGATTGTTCAGTTGATGAGTTTGACTCTGACGATTCATCTATTGGTTGTCTCTGGGGAGTTTTTCAAGCCTTTTAACGTGAGCTACGATCATAGGGCTCTGATCATCGATGGAAAGCGCCGCATGCTTATCTCTGCTGGTGTTCACTATCCTCGCGCTTCTCCGGAG ATGTGGCCTGATATAATTGAGAAGAGCAAGGAAGGTGGGGCGGATGTCATTCAGAGTTACGTGTTTTGGAATGGGCATGAACCAACAAAGGGACAG TATAACTTTGATGGCAGATATGACCTCGTTAAATTTATAAGGCTGGTAGGATCCAGTGGCCTCTACCTTCATTTACGCATTGGACCATACGTGTGTGCAGAATGGAATTTTGG GGGTTTTCCTTTGTGGTTGCGAGATGTACCTGGAATTGAATTTCGAACAGACAATGCTCCTTTCAAG GAGGAGATGCAGCGATTTGTCAAAAAGATAGTAGATCTTTTGCGTgatgaaaaactattttgttggCAAGGTGGTCCTGTCATCATGTTGCAG GTTGAAAATGAATATGGAAATATTGAAAGTTCGTATGGAAAGAGGGGACAAGAGTATATTAAATGGGTTGGCAACATGGCTCTAGGTCTTGGTGCTGAGGTTCCATGGGTTATGTGCCAGCAGAAGGATGCTCCATCAACCATT ATAAATTCATGCAATGGTTACTATTGTGACGGATTTAAGGCAAATTCTCCAAGCAAACCCATATTTTGGACAGAAAATTGGAATGGATG gTTTACATCATGGGGTGAGAGGTCACCCCATAGACCAGTTGAAGATCTTGCATTCTCTGTTGCCCGCTTCTTCCAACGTGAAGGGAGCTTTCAGAATTATTATATG TACTTTGGTGGAACAAATTTTGGCCGTACTGCTGGAGGCCCATTTTATATTACTAGCTATGATTACGACTCTCCAATTGATGAGTATG GTTTGATAAGGGAACCCAAATGGGGGCACTTGAAGGATCTGCATACTGCATTAAAGCTCTGTGAACCTGCTTTGGTGTCTGCTGACTCACCCCAGTATATTAAGTTGGGACCCAAGCAGGAG GCACATGTATACCATATGAAATCTCAAACTGATGACCTAACACTTTCAAAGCTTGGAACTCTAAGAAACTGTTCTGCCTTTCTTGCAAACATTGATGAACGTAAAGCAGTTGCTGTAAAATTTAATGGACAAACTTATAACTTACCACCATGGTCTGTTAGTATTTTACCAGACTGCCAGAACGTAGTGTTCAACACTGCAAAG GTTGCAGCACAGACTTCCATCAAGATATTGGAGTTGTATGCGCCCCTTTCTGCTAATGTTTCTTTGAAATTACATGCTACGGATCAGAATGAACTTTCGATAATTGCTAATTCTTGGATGACGGTAAAAGAACCCATCGGAATTTGGAGTGATCAAAATTTTACTGTCAAGGGTATACTGGAGCATTTAAATGTTACAAAGGATCGCTCTGATTACCTTTGGTATATGACCAG GATACATGTTTCCAATGATGATATCagattttggaaagaaagaaacataacCCCTACAATTACGATCGATAGCGTTCGCGATGTGTTCCGTGTGTTTGTTAATGGGAAACTTACAG GCAGTGCAATTGGTCAATGGGTGAAGTTTGTCCAGCCTGTCCAATTTCTTGAAGGATATAATGATTTGCTGTTGCTATCTCAAGCAATGGGTTTACAG AATTCTGGTGCCTTCATTGAGAAAGACGGGGCAGGTATTAGAGGTCGTATAAAGCTCACTGGATTCAAAAATGGAGATATCGATCTCTCCAAGTCCTTATGGACTTATCAG GTTGGGCTCAAGGGTGAATTCTTGAATTTCTATTctttagaagaaaatgagaaggCCGATTGGACCGAATTGTCAGTTGATGCTATTCCGTCAACATTCACCTGGTACAAG GCGTACTTCAGTTCACCTGATGGAACCGATCCGGTCGCTATTAATCTAGGAAGCATGGGGAAGGGGCAGGCTTGGGTTAATGGCCATCATATAGGTAGATACTGGAGTGTGGTTTCCCCAAAAGATGGCTGTCCCAGAAAATGTGACTATCGTGGTGCTTATAATTCGGGAAAGTGTGCAACAAATTGCGGGAGGCCAACACAAAGCTG GTATCATATTCCACGCTCGTGGTTAAAGGAATCAAGCAATTTACTAGTTCTCTTCGAGGAAACGGGAGGAAATCCGCTTGAGATTGTAGTTAAGTTGTATTCAACTGGAGTCATCTGTGGTCAAGTCTCAGAGTCTCACTATCCATCTCTTAGGAAATTGTCTAATGACTATATATCTGATGGAGAAACTCTCTCAAACCGTGCAAACCCGGAAATGTTCTTGCATTGTGACGATGGACATGTAATCTCCTCGGTCGAATTTGCTAGCTATGGAACTCCTCAAGGAAGTTGCAACAAGTTCTCTAGAGGTCCCTGTCATGCAACCAATTCTTTGTCCGTTGTTTCACAG GCTTGCTTAGGGAAAAATAGTTGCACagttgaaatttcaaattctgcaTTTGGGGGCGATCCATGCCATAGCATTGTGAAGACCCTCGCTGTCGAGGCTCGATGTAGCTCAACGTCAAGTATCCATTCCTCTGTTTGA
- the LOC101203780 gene encoding beta-galactosidase 9 isoform X3, whose product MQRFVKKIVDLLRDEKLFCWQGGPVIMLQVENEYGNIESSYGKRGQEYIKWVGNMALGLGAEVPWVMCQQKDAPSTIINSCNGYYCDGFKANSPSKPIFWTENWNGWFTSWGERSPHRPVEDLAFSVARFFQREGSFQNYYMYFGGTNFGRTAGGPFYITSYDYDSPIDEYGLIREPKWGHLKDLHTALKLCEPALVSADSPQYIKLGPKQEAHVYHMKSQTDDLTLSKLGTLRNCSAFLANIDERKAVAVKFNGQTYNLPPWSVSILPDCQNVVFNTAKVAAQTSIKILELYAPLSANVSLKLHATDQNELSIIANSWMTVKEPIGIWSDQNFTVKGILEHLNVTKDRSDYLWYMTRIHVSNDDIRFWKERNITPTITIDSVRDVFRVFVNGKLTGSAIGQWVKFVQPVQFLEGYNDLLLLSQAMGLQNSGAFIEKDGAGIRGRIKLTGFKNGDIDLSKSLWTYQVGLKGEFLNFYSLEENEKADWTELSVDAIPSTFTWYKAYFSSPDGTDPVAINLGSMGKGQAWVNGHHIGRYWSVVSPKDGCPRKCDYRGAYNSGKCATNCGRPTQSWYHIPRSWLKESSNLLVLFEETGGNPLEIVVKLYSTGVICGQVSESHYPSLRKLSNDYISDGETLSNRANPEMFLHCDDGHVISSVEFASYGTPQGSCNKFSRGPCHATNSLSVVSQACLGKNSCTVEISNSAFGGDPCHSIVKTLAVEARCSSTSSIHSSV is encoded by the exons ATGCAGCGATTTGTCAAAAAGATAGTAGATCTTTTGCGTgatgaaaaactattttgttggCAAGGTGGTCCTGTCATCATGTTGCAG GTTGAAAATGAATATGGAAATATTGAAAGTTCGTATGGAAAGAGGGGACAAGAGTATATTAAATGGGTTGGCAACATGGCTCTAGGTCTTGGTGCTGAGGTTCCATGGGTTATGTGCCAGCAGAAGGATGCTCCATCAACCATT ATAAATTCATGCAATGGTTACTATTGTGACGGATTTAAGGCAAATTCTCCAAGCAAACCCATATTTTGGACAGAAAATTGGAATGGATG gTTTACATCATGGGGTGAGAGGTCACCCCATAGACCAGTTGAAGATCTTGCATTCTCTGTTGCCCGCTTCTTCCAACGTGAAGGGAGCTTTCAGAATTATTATATG TACTTTGGTGGAACAAATTTTGGCCGTACTGCTGGAGGCCCATTTTATATTACTAGCTATGATTACGACTCTCCAATTGATGAGTATG GTTTGATAAGGGAACCCAAATGGGGGCACTTGAAGGATCTGCATACTGCATTAAAGCTCTGTGAACCTGCTTTGGTGTCTGCTGACTCACCCCAGTATATTAAGTTGGGACCCAAGCAGGAG GCACATGTATACCATATGAAATCTCAAACTGATGACCTAACACTTTCAAAGCTTGGAACTCTAAGAAACTGTTCTGCCTTTCTTGCAAACATTGATGAACGTAAAGCAGTTGCTGTAAAATTTAATGGACAAACTTATAACTTACCACCATGGTCTGTTAGTATTTTACCAGACTGCCAGAACGTAGTGTTCAACACTGCAAAG GTTGCAGCACAGACTTCCATCAAGATATTGGAGTTGTATGCGCCCCTTTCTGCTAATGTTTCTTTGAAATTACATGCTACGGATCAGAATGAACTTTCGATAATTGCTAATTCTTGGATGACGGTAAAAGAACCCATCGGAATTTGGAGTGATCAAAATTTTACTGTCAAGGGTATACTGGAGCATTTAAATGTTACAAAGGATCGCTCTGATTACCTTTGGTATATGACCAG GATACATGTTTCCAATGATGATATCagattttggaaagaaagaaacataacCCCTACAATTACGATCGATAGCGTTCGCGATGTGTTCCGTGTGTTTGTTAATGGGAAACTTACAG GCAGTGCAATTGGTCAATGGGTGAAGTTTGTCCAGCCTGTCCAATTTCTTGAAGGATATAATGATTTGCTGTTGCTATCTCAAGCAATGGGTTTACAG AATTCTGGTGCCTTCATTGAGAAAGACGGGGCAGGTATTAGAGGTCGTATAAAGCTCACTGGATTCAAAAATGGAGATATCGATCTCTCCAAGTCCTTATGGACTTATCAG GTTGGGCTCAAGGGTGAATTCTTGAATTTCTATTctttagaagaaaatgagaaggCCGATTGGACCGAATTGTCAGTTGATGCTATTCCGTCAACATTCACCTGGTACAAG GCGTACTTCAGTTCACCTGATGGAACCGATCCGGTCGCTATTAATCTAGGAAGCATGGGGAAGGGGCAGGCTTGGGTTAATGGCCATCATATAGGTAGATACTGGAGTGTGGTTTCCCCAAAAGATGGCTGTCCCAGAAAATGTGACTATCGTGGTGCTTATAATTCGGGAAAGTGTGCAACAAATTGCGGGAGGCCAACACAAAGCTG GTATCATATTCCACGCTCGTGGTTAAAGGAATCAAGCAATTTACTAGTTCTCTTCGAGGAAACGGGAGGAAATCCGCTTGAGATTGTAGTTAAGTTGTATTCAACTGGAGTCATCTGTGGTCAAGTCTCAGAGTCTCACTATCCATCTCTTAGGAAATTGTCTAATGACTATATATCTGATGGAGAAACTCTCTCAAACCGTGCAAACCCGGAAATGTTCTTGCATTGTGACGATGGACATGTAATCTCCTCGGTCGAATTTGCTAGCTATGGAACTCCTCAAGGAAGTTGCAACAAGTTCTCTAGAGGTCCCTGTCATGCAACCAATTCTTTGTCCGTTGTTTCACAG GCTTGCTTAGGGAAAAATAGTTGCACagttgaaatttcaaattctgcaTTTGGGGGCGATCCATGCCATAGCATTGTGAAGACCCTCGCTGTCGAGGCTCGATGTAGCTCAACGTCAAGTATCCATTCCTCTGTTTGA